The genomic interval TTGGAGTTCTTAAGTCCAAGGAGGCCCTGGGATTTGCAAAGATGGAGATTGGGATGAGGAACTCAAAGTGCAAGTGCCCTTCTGGCCCAAAGGAGGTTACAGAAGGGCTGAGGACATGAGTCACAGATGCATGCAGGAGGGCCTGGCCAGAGAGAGGTCCTCATGAAGCCCAGGCATTCTCCATGTTCTCATCAGGCCTCCCAAGCATCCATCACCCCTCATGGGAAGGGGGAGAACCCTGAACTGACCCTGGTGCAACATGGACATAACTGAATGATTCTGAACTGGGAATACTAAATATTTCATGACTAATATACCTGGGCTCAGGAGCTGAGTTCAATTctatagaaatggagaaaattaCACATTGCACCCTTGtatgctattggagaaggaaatggcaacccactccagtgttcttgcctggagaatcccagggacgggggagcctggtgggctgccatctatggggtcacacagagtcggacatggctcaagtgacttagcagtagcagcagcagtatgctgTTGAGTATAGTCTTACACCTAAACATCCatgcgtgcacacatacacactcacagtgTACAAATACTTGTGTGTATACAGGTAGACACATATATACGTAGGGTCTGCACACGTGTGCCCAGCGGCGGGTACAGGTGACTGACCGATCCTGACTGGTAGGTGAAGGTGCGTCTGCGATGCAGGCAGCTTTTGCGGATGCACGCCAAGGTGAGGAGGGCAGCCAGGATGGTGAGGCAGGTGGCAGACACAGAGCCCACCACAGCCAGGACCAGCTGTTGATCCAGGCCCTCTTCAGCTGCATGGATCTCTTGGACTGGGCCCTCAATCTGCAGCCCTGGACACCAGAAGAGGGGCAGATCACAGAgatgcctgggtcagggaacCTGGAGGCCACCACGGGGGCACACAGAGGTGGAGGTCAGAGATCCCAGTACCAGGGAGGGAGCAGGGATGTCAGGCCTAGGACCAGCAGGTTGCTGGAATGTCATGGTTTTCCCAGCACTCAGACAATGGGTCATAAAAGGGAAGGGTCGGGCTCCCCTGGtgggtgatccagtggttaagaatgcgcctgccaatgccggggacaggggttcgatccctggttctggaagattccTCAcacctcggggcaactaagcctgtgtgctagaactactgagcctgcacatcaGAGCCCTCgaaccacaactactaaagcctgtgctccgcgACAAGAGAGAAGCCATTCCAATAAGGAGTCTgagcacggcaactagagagtcgTCCCcgtcgccacaaccagagaaagcctgcacacagcaaagacggcccagtgcagccaaaaataaaaaaaagaagagccaCGCCAAAGAAAacggaagaaatgaaagaagggaagGGTCAGGGCCCCCACTGCCCGGTGTCATATCACTCGTTGGGAGGGGCCCAGGAGGCCCTAGATCCAAGGCAGGGGATCATGTGCCAGGGAGAGCACCTGAGACCGACCGCGTGGCCCGGGCAGCCCCTCATCTCACCATTGCCCAAGGTGGACTGTTCGACCACGTTGCTCCAGTCACCGGGGCCCTGGACACTGGCCCGCACGCGGAAGAGGTAGCGCGTGCTGGCGTTAAGGCCGCGGACGATGGTGGTCGTCTCCTCGGGCCTGTCCACGTCCATCCACAGCGGGTCTCCGGAGCCCCCCGCCACCTGCACCTCCACGATGTATTTGGATATAGGCCCGGCTGGAGCTTCGGGGCGCTGCCACATCAACTGGATCTCAGAGTCTGAAAGGGCCTGGGCATGGAGGTGTCGGGGGGCTGGGGGCCCTGGGGAGattggggtgggaagtgggggctCAGATGGGACCAGGCTGTGTGACTGCGGGGTCAGACAGAGCCGTTCTAGCTGTGTCCCCAGCTCTACTGACCCCAGAATGGGAGATCCGCTGCCGACTTTCCTGCTTCTTCGTGGGCTGTCTATTCCTCTTGCTGTGGCCTCCTTCACCAATGAGCTTCTGCTTCCCCGGACATCCCAAGTCTTCCTTGTAGTGTCCCCATGTCCCCCAGGCCCCACGTCCTCCTCACGCCCCACCCCCTCCCGTGACCTCCCTGGGCTCTCCTCTGTCCTAGTCACTCTTGGAGGCCCACATCCTCCTGGCATCCTGGATCCTCCCGTGTCCTGTCCTCCCTGTGCTCCTGTCTCCTGACATCCAGATCCTCCCTGCGCCCGTTTCCACGTCCTGTGGTCTCTGCCTGTCCATCCAGGCTCCTGTAACCTCCCATGTCCTTCCCGGCCCCGTGTGTTCCCTGCGTGCCCTGCCCTCCCTCATCACGAGCCCGCCACCCCCTCCCGAGCGTACCGCTGGGGGGCAGAAGCACGCGTGCGGCGGGCGAGGCCGGGCCCAGGAGGGTGCAGTGGTAGAGCCGCACGTCCAGCTGGTAGTGGGTGCCAGGCGTGAGTCCGGTCAGGAGGGCAGTGCGGGCCTGGGGGGACGAGACGTTCTCCCGCCGCTCCTGTCCCCGGGCCCCGTCCCACAGGCGCAGCAGGAAACCATCGCCCACCAGCGGCCCCGGCACCGGGGGTAAGGACCAGCTCACTCGCAGCCGGTCGGGGCCCTCCACATGCCAGCCCTCCAGCCACGGCTTCAACAAGGGCTCTGGGGCCAGAGGTAGAGGTCAGAACTGTCTGGTAGGTCCTGGGGGCCGGACGGGATGGTGAACCCCCAGGGACAACCTCCAGTGGGAAAGGCAGGGAGCCCCAGGGCCGACAGGCCGAGACAACCCCGGAGCGAGAACACGGGACAGTGACCCCTGGGGAGCAGAAAGGGGTGACTCTGGGCCTCTCACCAGGACAGTCTGTAGTCATAAGGGTGGGAGGCCCCCAGGCCCCCTCGCCCCCTTCCCCCGGCCGGCTCAGCTGCACACGGACACTGTATCCCGTCTTTGGCCTCAGGTTCATTAATGTCACGTTCTCACTGGGATCCACTGGGGGCAGGGCACACAGCATTCAGTCCCAACTCGTCCAGAAGCCTCCGCCCTCCCTTCAGCCCCTCTCTTCTCCGCACACTCCCCACTCCCTTCCATCCCTCCATCCCCCTCATTACTGTCTGGCACCCCATCCTGCCCCTAGCTCTTGCCCCCTCACCCACGATGGTCGACCAGGCCATGGTGCTGTCCTGGGGCCTGTAGTGCAGGCGAACGGAGGCGACGGGTCCGTCCCCAGAGAAGGAGACTAGCGGGGAGACCACGAGCTGGCGGCTCTGCTTGGCCAGAAGCCTCGGGGCGGTCAGGGGCACTGGCGGCACTGCCAGGAGACTCAGGGTAAGGCGTGGCCCACACAGCCCACCCAGCCCTCGGACACAGAGGCAGACTCTGCGCTCTGGGCATCAAAGGTaactctgggtctcagtttggACCTGGGGAcccccctgggctggggagagacCAGGTGCAACAGATGATCAAAGTGGCCAGGGCCTAGGGAGGACAACTCGGGGCGTAGGGACTCGGAAACAAGGAGATGAGGGTGTCCCAGAAGATGTTAAGTGAGGAAGAGACATGGCCAGacaggggtttgggggagggtgCTCTACCATGCAATGTGGGGGAGGACAAAGAGGGCTCGAGTCCCAGGCAGTGTCACCCagctctctgcccctccccatcATTCATCActctcttaattaaaaaaaaagtagcagaTGATGAAGCACCTGCTCGACCCAGATACTTCCTGTGCATGGCCTCTAATTCTGACAACTGCCTTTAGGCAGGGCTCATCATCCCTATCTTaagaatgaagaaactgaggctcagagacatggAACGACCTGCTTAAGGACATGCAGCCAGGGTTTAAACAAAGTCTGTCTGACCAGGCCATCTAAAATCAGCCCATCTTATCCCAAACAGCTTTTGTGTTCCTGCTTAGCTTCCTCACCCCATGGTCACTGTCTTTCCTGCCTTAGATCTTCTGTCCAGATTATTGCATTAATGTCTCAACTGGTTCCCTTGCCTTGTCCAAACATTTACCAGACGGATTTTCTAAGGAAAAGGGATATATGTATGGATGAGTGCATGCATGGATAAAtggagggatgggggaagggaggagggtcaAGGAGGATGCAGGGGTGTGGTAGAAGGGGTGGGAAGGAACAATGTTGTCGGGCAGGAACACTCATGTAAGGAAGAAGTGCTGGCCTGGAGGGAGAGGAAGGTCCAGTTTGGATCCTATGGAGCCCTGGGCCTGCAGCTCACGCAGAAGATTAGGTGACCTGGAGTAGGGCCCCTGACTCGTGCACCAGGTGACTTCCCCACTGACTTCAGAACCAGACCCCCATTACACAGAGGTCTGGAGCCCAGGAGAGGGGTCCAGGCTGCAAATCGTTATCTGAGAGTTGCCAGGGAATGGTCGAAATCTTAGGACCAGGTGACATTATAACTACTAATAGCAATAAATGTCAACATACATTGACCACATACCCTGCGTCAGGCACTGTGCCAAATGCTTAAACGCATCATCTAATTTAATCTTCACGGCAATCCTCCCTTGGTAGGATTGCTGATATCCTCCTTttacagagagagaaacaagCTATGAGGGGCAAGGTAACTCGCTTAGATGATGGAGCTAGAATAGGTAGTGAAGATTCAAAGCCAAGTGGCCTGGGGAGAGTGAGAAGAGGAAGGCTGGAGGTGGGACCCTGGGGTGGtggagggggcgacagagaagtAGAGAGAGGATGGGAAGCAGAGTTGGACagtgagaaagagggagagggacaAGAGGTCTGGGCTTGGGtcaggggaggtggtggtggggtcaGGAGCACAGGGAAAGAGGACCAGGGGGTGCGAGGGGGTGTGAACGTCTGATGCTTATGGTGGTGCAGAAGGTGGGGGACACCtagactggggtgggggtgcttgGCTATCAACAGTCTCGGGCACTGGCAGCTGCCTCCTTATTCACCGGGAAGCACTTCTGGGAAATGAAACAGGTCCACAGCCCCAGGCACTCCCCTGTTGTAGCACTGGGTGCCTGGTGGTGTGACTTGGGGttggagggaacacagcctcgCAGAAGTGGAGAGAAAGGCACTGTGTatctgtggggtgggggagatagAAAGGAAGCATTGCCCAGGGCAAGGCTGGAGAGTGCCCCATTTCTGGGGCATGGGTTCCCTTTCCAGGTGGGACTGAGCTATGCTCCAGCCTGGAGAGTGCCCGGTCCAGGCCTCAGGCTGACCACAAGCCCTCTTCTCTGCCTGGGGCTGGGCTGTGACCTTACATGCTCTTGCTCTTCCTGCTTCTATCTGAGCAGCCTCGGCTAGCGCCCACTCTATCTGTCATCTATCCTCCATGGACCCAGGACATCACTGACCTTTGACATTGATCCTGAAGCGTCGACTATCCTGGCCACCAGACGTGGACACGCGGCATTCCCAGAGTCCACTGTCCCCAAGAGCCAAGCGGGGCACCTCAAACTCAGCTGTGGTTCTATCTGGCTCCACAATGGCCTTGGTGGACTGAGAGAGGCAGGGGAAAGGGACAGGCCTCAGAGAAAGTGTGCCATGTGGCAGAGGTTTGTGTGTTTGTCCAGGCTGACGAGGAGATAGAAACTGGGAGGTGGTCCCTCAACAATCAGCCTGACCCAATTTGAGCTGTGGTCAGGCCAGTGGGCAGAGCCTGCAGAAAGCCCCgaggggtggaggagcctgggggtgggcagaggcCCTGGACCCCCAGAGGCCCAGGGGTCATGGGGCTCACCAGGAGCACCGTGCCATCCGGCTTGCGGAGCTCCATGCTTCCCCGGACTGGGAAGGGGTTCCCCGCTGCGGCACAGTTGATCCGGGGCGTTGTGTCCAAGTTGAACTCCAGTTCTGAGACCATGTCCAAGATCTGGGGGATCCGGTCTGGGGAGAGAGGGGACACTCATCCTGGAGGCCCTATAAGGGCAGACACATGACTGCCACAGAGCCCCCTACCCCCGCCCCCTGAGTCTTTCATCTTAGAGGAGGCACCGCCAGCATCCCAGTCACTCAGGCCTGCAAGCCAGCAAAGTCCGGGCAACACCTCCAGGCCCTCACGCCCACCTCGACTGGCCCCCGAATCTGCCTCTTGTGCCCTCCGCCTCCTCAGACCCTCCCACACCGACAGCAGACCCCTCGCCAGCCTCCAGGTTCAGGCCTCTCTCATTTCTGGGAGAGAAATGTGACAGATCCTCTGGGCGCTCCCGCTCCCTCCCCAGCAGCTGGGGTCCTCTCTCAACCCACACCTGACAGCGCTCCGACCTCGTCAACCCCCCCTGCGGGGCTATCATATTCAGTGCGAACCCTGCAGCCTGTCATTCAAACGCCCCAAGAGCTGACCTCTTCTGACCTCGTCCAGAGCCTCTCCTCATGCCACTGTCCCGGTATTAAAGCTTGAGTCCCCCGGCCTTTGCCCTGCTCTCTCCCTAGCCATCTTTCTCCCGTCCTTCAAACCCCATCTGAGATCACGCCTCTTTCCAGAGGCCCTCCCTGACTCTCTCAGGTTGGTCAGGGCTCCCTCGGGGCTCCCACCCACCCTGGGCTGCTGCCTATCCCCAGGGGAGGAGGGGCTTTGAGCCAGGGGGATGCCTCTGGTGAAGCTGACCTGTTCCTCAGAGCCACACCCGTGCTCCTACCTGACTTCTCACAGTGCATCCCATGCCACCCGGAGGGGCAGACGCAGCCGCTGAAGCGGTCACAAGTACCACCGTTCTGGCACTGGCACTGGAGGCGGCAGTCAGCTCCAAAACGACCTGGGGCGCAGGCTGGGCACAGAGCGGGTGTAGTTAGAGGGGCACAGGTCGGGGGGCAACAAGGGCACAGCTGGGGCCTGGGGGATGCCAGGCTTGGTGGAGAGGGCACTGGTCAAGAGAGCAGGGGACAGTGGAGGGCTTGGTGTGTGAGGCAGGGCCAGAAGGAAGAGTTGGGGCCAGGCTTGCAGCCGGCTGTCTGGTCAGAGACTACAGAGGGTGGATTAGTCAGTACCTTCCTGGCACTGGCTTCCTCTCCATCCAGATCCACAAGAACAGCCGTAGGGGTCTGGGAGGCAGAAGGTGAGGCCCCGGCAGCCTGATGTGCCTGGGCACTGCTCCTGGCAGCTCTGCCCAAAACGGCCTTCTCTGCAGGCTAGAAAGAGGGCATGTGGGTATAGAAGCCTCTGTTGGGTCTCAGCGTTCAAGACCTCCTGGAACATGCtcaccctccaagtccatcctcGTGGTTTGAGAGTCTTCTCCCAGCCAGGCATCCTCTCCTGCCCAGGTCCTGGTGCCCCCTCCTCCTTACCCTGCTCACAGCGGGTCCCAGTGAATCCAGGGGGGCACACACACTCGCCGTCCTGGTCATGGCAGACACCTCCATGCAGGCAGCCTGGGCATTCCTTGGTACAGTCTTGTCCCCAGCGCCCCACCTCACAGCCTGCAGGAATGTACTCTCAACAGCTGACCCTCACCCACTGAACCACTGCCTCTGAGGACTGGGGCacccctgggggctcagggggATCCACAGGAAGTATGCACAGGGTCCCAACCTCCCATATCACCCACCACCTCTGCCCTCTGCTCCTGACCCCGCACGATGAGTCGAAAGAAGGCGCTGCCCAGTGGGCTGGCTTCCAGGTATGTGGCACTGTAGATGCCGCTCGATGATGGCTGCACGTTTGGGAGCTGCAGCAAAAACTGCCCGTCCTGGGCCTCGTGCCAGTCCAGGGTGTAGAAATAGGATCCTGGGGGCATAAACGGGATAGGGGCCTCAGCATCACACAAGAGCTGgggtcccctccctctgcccacctTATCCCGAGTCACATTAGTGTGGGGCAGGCAGAGTGAACAGAGCGGGGGAAGGCACCAGCGAGTGTCTGGACCTGAGCCAGGAATGTAGGAGGCAGCGCCTTTTCCATGCTCCACTAACCACTCAGTAAATCACCAACCCTGTTCAGTCCACGTCCTCCTTGTCTCCTAAAGCTGCCCGCTTTTCTCCACGCTCACTGCCACTACCCTGCTCCCAGCCTCCCACAGCCTTCCAAGCTGTCTTTCTGCCTCCAGTCTCCCTGCTTCCTGTCCATCCTCCACTCAGGGTGACCAGTGAGATTTTCCTCCAATAGACTCCACTGTGGCTGCCCTGCTTAAGCTCTTCAATAGTTCTTCACTGCCCAAGGGACAGCATCGGACTCCTCAACACATCATTTTCACCAGTTTGGCTACCGTGCAGCCCTTTAGCCCCACACCTCTCCACATCTTGACTTCTAGCATTCCTGAACTGCTTTATCTCTTCCAGAAACAATGTGGTATCTCACAGCTTCCTGCCTTTGCTCTTATCAATCCTCCTCCTGGAATGCTTCTCCCCTCTTCTTTGTGCAGTTCATTCCCAGGAGCCTCTCCTTCCAGGATCTGTGGACCCTAATATTAGGGTTCTTGTCCCTgcacccctcccccttcctctttgCTCAGGATGGAAGAGAGATTCTAGGGAACACAGGTCTACCTGACTCCACACCTCTTATGAGTTCAGGGACCCTGGAGCTCAGGAGGCAAAACCTTTGGCTCAGGAGTCCAGGGACTCAAGAGGCAGCCAAAGGGCAGCGGGTGTGAGAGCTGAGGCAGGAATCTTTGGGGCCACACAGAAAACTGGCTTCCTCCTCCGCGGTGGCCAGAGGAGCTGACAGGGCCAGGTGGGGGCAGGCCCGGGCTGAGATCCCCAGGCCTGCCCTGGCCCCTGCTCCCATCTGGACAGATCTCTGGAAGAGGCCCTTGCCTGTGCTGGGGCTTTGTTACCCCTTCTCTTCTTCCGCAGGGGGCGGGGGGGTTTCTGCTCCCTGTCAGACATGCTGTGATAGTACTTGCTAACTTCTGGGAGAGCCCAACTGGGAGGGGTTAACACAGCTAACTGGGGGGTGACAGGGAAGGAGGCAGCTGACCATGAGGCCGCTGGTCCTCCAGGCACAGTAGGAGGACATCTCACAGCCAGAGATGAGTTGGATGCAGGTGCTTCCCATAGATCTGGTGCAGGAGAAAGGATGCCCCCACCCCGGAGGCTGGCCAGAGCGGGTAACAGGTGTATGGAGTAACGGCTGTGTCAGGGGCCAGCGTTAGCAGCTTCCAGGGCCACGGAGGTGCCGGGGTGTCAGAACTAAGGGTTTACCTGCCCACCCAGTTCAGACGCCTCCCCCCTTACCGTTGCTCTTCCAGATCAcatctgtctgtttctccttgcGCACCCGCGCGGAAAGTACAGCCGTGTCGCCCTTGTTCACTGTGTGTGTGACCTTGTCCGGGAGCAGGTGGGCTGCGAGGCGGATGGAGGGCGGGGTCAGGGGTCAagggcagcccctcctcccctcccccaccccccatcactGGCGGCGGGACTCACCCCCGGGGCTGTTGTGCACATAGAGGACGCGCGTGCGCCGCGCCCCCGCGCCGCCCACGCAGGAGAAGACGCCCACCAGGTCGGAGGGCTGCGAGAAGCCGCGCACCGTCACTCGGCTCGAGCCGTTGCGGGCGGTGTGCGGGGGCTGCCAGGGCCGCGGCGTGCGCACGATGCGGTCGTCCTTCTCCAGCAGCAGCGGGGGCCCCCAGGCGTCCGAGCCCCTGCCCGCCCCCGCCTCCCCGGACacgcaggtcaggaagaagcGCTGGGGCTCGGTCAGACGCAGGTCGGCCAGCAGCGTCAGGTCCACCGCCGCCCCTGGGCCGGAACACCGAGCTCCGGTCTGGCAGGGTCCCggccctccccctgccccgccccccacctctcGCCCCTCTCCTCGaagcctctcccctctcctcccctcccccccaggCACTGCACTTCATCAGGCACGTCCATCCGCCTCCCTTCCTGTCTCTAGCCCCTTCCCGGTGCACTGGCCCCTTTCCCTCGAGTCTCTTCATCCtaacagaacaaaaacaaaaacaaagccccTTCCCTAGCCTCCCCATGCCCTCCTTTCTGCAGCCAGATGGCTTCCCTTTACAGCCCAGCCTTCGGAAAGAAAGAATGATCTATGCGCCCCATCACCGTTTCCTCACTCTATTCCTGGCAGTGCCCTTTCCTGACCTGTCTCTACAGCTGCTCCGCAAAGGGGAGCCGctctccctcccccctccactCTGTCCCCCTCAACACCAGATTGCCGGCTAGGAGAGCGCTAAAGATCAGAAGTGTCTTGGAGGGACCCTCCCCTTGCTCTGGTTGCCAGGTCACTCCGGAAGCTGGACCGGTTTGCTGTGCtgggattgaaggcgggagaggCTGCATTCTGCAGCCAGGTGGTTATGGGGCAGAAGGGAAGAAAGCTCTGGTCCCAGCAAAAGGTCAGAAGCAGGGAGGGCAGGCCCTAGGGCCCACTTGGGGCTGAAACATGCATGGACACCAGGTGGGCCTTGGCCTTTGCCTCCTACAGAGCTTCCTCTGGACATACCTATCAAATGCACGAAACTGTGGGAGATAGGGGCTGAAGAGGTGCCTCCTGGAAGATACAGCTGGAGGGTCTTAAAGCTGAGCAGGATACAGGGTGGGGATTGAGGATGAGGACAGGGAGAGGTCATTGGTGGGGAGGACCTTCTAGGCAGAGGACATGCCttggtgcatgctaagttgcttcagtcgtgtccgactctttgcaaccccatagactgtagcctgccaggctcctctgtccttggggattctccagcaagaacactggagtgggttgccgtttccttctccaggggatcttcctgacccagggatctaacccatggtGTATCTtaatgtctccagcattggcaggtgggttctttatcactagtgccacctgggaagtcccagggcctGAGTAAACATGTGGAATGAAAAATATCATGGTGTGGACAGGGGGCTGTCCAAGTTCAAAGTGGCTGGGGCATAGGGTGTGAAGCCAGAGCCAGGAGGGACCTCGTAGCGCTGGAGTCTAGGCTCAGCTGAGCCTCCTCAGCCCTGGGACCCCATGCCTTCCCTAGCCCCTCCTACTCTGTCCTTGCCTGTTCACTGCCAAGTGGTTAGTTGGTTTAGATGCTACTTTGCTTGTCAATGGATATTCTTTGAAAGCCTGCCACAAGTAAACGAAGCTGGCTGCCTGTCCTGTGCCAAGCACCTGTTTTCCTTTGGATCCTCACACTCTGCAGAAGTTGGTGTCTTTCCATCCACAGAGGAGGGTCATAAAAATTATTCTCCAGTCTTCCTCTAGCAAGCTCATCCCCTCTCCAGGCTTTCACCATCACTTCTGAATCAGTAACCCTGGGCAGGTCTCTCGGCTCTCCCCAAACTTGCTCTTCTCTGGACTTCCTGCCTCAGCAGACTGCAAAACCCATCTGAGATACAAACTTCGAGACATTTCATACTGCTGCTATCATAATGAGTCTATTGGAGATCAGTTATATGCCACGTCTTTACTTATGTTCTCTTGTTTTATCATCCCAGCTCTCCTGGGAGGTGGGTATTATTACCCCAGTTTTATAGCTGGAAAATTAAGGCTCAGAGAAATAACTTACCCAAGGGCATACAATTAGTAACTGGCAGAGCCTGGTTGTCTGACTCTAAAGTCCACACTTTGAAGCACTGTTCTGACTGGCCCAATCAGTCACAAAATAATTCTGTTTCCTCAGAACCTCTATAGACTTCGTCCCCACCCTCAAGTCTGCCCTTGTTGACTCTCATCCTTGCTTCCATGGACCATCCTGATAGCCACACTCTTCCCTCAGCTTGTCCTCCAAACTGACCCGTTCGAGACCTTGTGACTCTCTGGCCTACAACCTTCCGCGGCTCCCTATTGCCCTCCAGGATGCAGAGCTTGCTGTAGAGCTCCCTTGCAGTTCCCACTGCCCCTCCTGCTGTGCGTTCCCTCCAGAATCCCTCGCTTCCCTGTACTTCCACGCCTCTGAGACTTGTGTCTCTTGTTCTGATTGCCCTGGAGTGAAGACCACTCCTCTGAGTGGAGTTTGTCCTGATCCCTTTCCATCTCCTACCCTGAAGGAGAGTAGGCTGGCTCTTCCGTGCTCCTCTGTGTCTGTTCCGTGCTCACCCAGTGTCCTGGGTCTCCCACTAGACCGCAAGCCTCTCAAGGTGGCCTTTGTGTTCTAATCCTCTTTGGGCAGCACGCTGAAGGAATTGGCTACCACGTATTCAGAAGCTCTTAGCAAGTGCTCTTTGTAAATTACCTCACTGAAACCCAGCTACAGCCATAGGAGGTCAGCATCGTTCAATCTGTTGTATAGCTCTAGAAGTTCTCTGCCTCTTATAGCTCTTGGAATATTgttggtactcaataaatgtttgtcgAATGAATAACTGAGTTGAGTCCCACACACCGACTGTATGAGCACCCCTGGAAACTTCAGGGGGCCCAGAGGCTCTGCTGCTCCCCGCTGATGTTCAAATCCGACACAGTCTGTGGCTGcttccctccccccatccctAGCTTCTGCCCGGGTTTTCCAGGCCCCGATCCCACTTTCTAGTGAAtcagggtgtggaggaaagagatAGCAATGATGATAGGGTTTTCGGGGGTGGGGGTAGTCAAGACCCTGGGCAGGGAGGTTCAGGGGAGACTTACCAACATGAGAAGCCAGGAAGAAGATGGGCAATAGCAAAGGGGGCTCCAGCCAGACCATACTCCGGAGGCTGACTGCGCCAGCCAGCACAAGTGGGGCCCAGGGTCAGTCGCTGGGTCTGGTTGCTCAGGCTGTGCAGTCAGTGTGTTGGTGTttgggaggaagaggaaatgagttagcttgggtgggaggggtggcaggggagaggggtggggaggacttATCCTGCTTCTGGGCCTCTAGGCCCCCCTAGTCTGGGGATAGGTGTGGCCTGGAAGGTCCTGGAATGGGGTCACttagggtggggggagggttgtCGTAAGGACAGACCTGGGGACTGTTGGGCCGtttcctttcccctcctctccccgtGGTCCTCAGTCCTGCCAgtgggcaggaggcaggagacaggaaagggagGAAGTCGGTGGCTTCCTCCTATTGAGAAGGGATGGGGAGGATATTGTTCTGGGGTCTCTCCTCCCCCAGCACAAACACACAATTCCTTATGTTTGCACCCCAGGACACAGTTAAATGGGTGTCCTAGAGAGCAGTTCATGTATGTAACACAAGGACCCAGAATGTACACAACGGGACAAAACCACACACTCAGGGCAAAAGCCCTTTGATTCAATCTTGCGTTATTCTCTCAGTTCACAGGTAGCAAAACTGAGGCCTGAGCCTGCAGGGCCTGAGGGCTCTCTGAGGTCGTGGCGAGGCTGGCACCTGAGCTTCTGACTTAGCCGTTCCTCAGGGCTCATGCTAAGCCAACCTACAGAGTGCACAGGGGgtgaatctcctgcatttgcaatcCTTGGCTTAAGCCACTAACAGAGGCTTCAGCACACTCTCTGCCTGATGTCATTATCCTTGGACACTGGGGCAGCAGAAGCCCCGCCCAGAGAGTGCCTGCGCTCTTGAGGGCTGACAGCGGCCTGGAGGCAGTCCTAGCCCTTGACAAAGG from Budorcas taxicolor isolate Tak-1 chromosome 3, Takin1.1, whole genome shotgun sequence carries:
- the TIE1 gene encoding tyrosine-protein kinase receptor Tie-1, coding for MVWLEPPLLLPIFFLASHVGAAVDLTLLADLRLTEPQRFFLTCVSGEAGAGRGSDAWGPPLLLEKDDRIVRTPRPWQPPHTARNGSSRVTVRGFSQPSDLVGVFSCVGGAGARRTRVLYVHNSPGAHLLPDKVTHTVNKGDTAVLSARVRKEKQTDVIWKSNGSYFYTLDWHEAQDGQFLLQLPNVQPSSSGIYSATYLEASPLGSAFFRLIVRGCEVGRWGQDCTKECPGCLHGGVCHDQDGECVCPPGFTGTRCEQACREGRFGQSCQEQCPGTSGCRGLTFCLPDPYGCSCGSGWRGSQCQEACAPGRFGADCRLQCQCQNGGTCDRFSGCVCPSGWHGMHCEKSDRIPQILDMVSELEFNLDTTPRINCAAAGNPFPVRGSMELRKPDGTVLLSTKAIVEPDRTTAEFEVPRLALGDSGLWECRVSTSGGQDSRRFRINVKVPPVPLTAPRLLAKQSRQLVVSPLVSFSGDGPVASVRLHYRPQDSTMAWSTIVVDPSENVTLMNLRPKTGYSVRVQLSRPGEGGEGAWGPPTLMTTDCPEPLLKPWLEGWHVEGPDRLRVSWSLPPVPGPLVGDGFLLRLWDGARGQERRENVSSPQARTALLTGLTPGTHYQLDVRLYHCTLLGPASPAARVLLPPSGPPAPRHLHAQALSDSEIQLMWQRPEAPAGPISKYIVEVQVAGGSGDPLWMDVDRPEETTTIVRGLNASTRYLFRVRASVQGPGDWSNVVEQSTLGNGLQIEGPVQEIHAAEEGLDQQLVLAVVGSVSATCLTILAALLTLACIRKSCLHRRRTFTYQSGSGEETILQFSSGTLTLTRRPKPQPEPLNYPVLEWEDITFEDLIGEGNFGQVIRAMIKKDGLKMNAAIKMLKEYASENDHRDFAGELEVLCKLGHHPNIINLLGACENRGYLYIAIEYAPYGNLLDFLRKSRVLETDPAFAREHGTASTLSSRQLLRFASDAANGMQYLSEKQFIHRDLAARNVLVGENLASKIADFGLSRGEEVYVKKTMGRLPVRWMAIESLNYSVYTTKSDVWSFGVLLWEIVSLGGTPYCGMTCAELYEKLPQGYRMEQPRNCDDEVYELMRQCWRDRPYERPPFAQIALQLGRMLEARKAYVNMSLFENFTYAGIDATAEEA